Within the Cetobacterium sp. 8H genome, the region GCGATATTGAAAAGTCTACGTTTAAAGTTTTTTATATTTATTAAATTTAAGGAGGATGCAGTGATACTAGAAGGATTTAAATTTGGAATGTTACTTCAAATAGCAATAGGGCCTGTTTGTATATATATTTTTTCTTTAGGAGTTAAAGAACCATTTTTTATGGCATTTTTGGGAGTTTTAGGAGTAGTTTTAGCAGATGCAATATATATAATACTTGCAATTTTAGGGATTTCATCATTTATAAAAAATGAAAGAATTCAAAAGAGATTTAATATATTAGGAGCTCTAATTGTTACTATTTTTGGAGTAGAACTTTTCTTAGGATATTTTGGTATTTCTATTTTACCAAAATTAAATATTTTTCAAAATGCACATTCAAATTTACCTTTTATTAAAGCTTTTCTTTTAACTGGTGCAAATCCTATGACAATTTTATTTTGGATAGGAGTATTTGGTACAAAAACAACAGACTCTTCATTTACAAAAAATTCTACTTTTTTATTTGCTTTAGGTTCTCTTTTATCAACATTATTATTTTTATCGTTGATAGCATTTACAGGTTCAATTACAAGTAGTTTTTTACCTGAAAAATATTTATCACTACTTAGTTCTGCAGTAGGTG harbors:
- a CDS encoding LysE family transporter — protein: MILEGFKFGMLLQIAIGPVCIYIFSLGVKEPFFMAFLGVLGVVLADAIYIILAILGISSFIKNERIQKRFNILGALIVTIFGVELFLGYFGISILPKLNIFQNAHSNLPFIKAFLLTGANPMTILFWIGVFGTKTTDSSFTKNSTFLFALGSLLSTLLFLSLIAFTGSITSSFLPEKYLSLLSSAVGASLIYFGIKKGKQYL